The following nucleotide sequence is from Halorussus caseinilyticus.
CGAGTCAAGGAATTAAAAAGAGCAGTCGAGGCGTTAGTCGAACTGCGTGAGCGCGAGGCAGGTGACGAAACAGAGGTTCTCGTCGAGGACACTACTAGCGAAACCGAAGTTATCGACCTTGCAGGTGTCTCCGAAATGCATGAGAGTACGACGTTAGAGGATTTCTGAATTAAAATACCGGCGGCTACGTATGGCCAACTACGCGTCGTCCGCCTCTTCTTTCTTAATCAGGAACTTCATGTCACCCTCGAACACGACGGTATCCTCCTGATTCGTCATCACGGTATCAATCACGACGAGTCCGGCGTCGTCCCGACTGGAAATGTCCTTCGTCTCCACGACTTCCATGTCGAGGCTGATGGTGTCGTCCATGTGGACCGGGTTCGGGATGTCCATGTAGTTCATCCCGAGGAACGCCAGCACCGTGCGCTCTAGAATGCCGGTGCGGTAGACGAATCCGGTCGCCAGCACGAACGTCATCGGGCCGTGGGCCACGCGCTCGCCGAAGTACTCCTCTTCGGCGTACTCCTTGTTGGTGTGGAGTTCGGTCCAGTCGCCCGCGAACGCCGAGTGCATCACGAAGTCGTACTCGGTGACGGTCCGACCGACGCTCTCGAAGGTCTGGCCCTCCTCGAAGTCCTCGAAGTGGTGGGGCGTGTAGCTGTAGGGCATATTTCGGGGTTCGCCCGGT
It contains:
- a CDS encoding MaoC/PaaZ C-terminal domain-containing protein; this translates as MPYSYTPHHFEDFEEGQTFESVGRTVTEYDFVMHSAFAGDWTELHTNKEYAEEEYFGERVAHGPMTFVLATGFVYRTGILERTVLAFLGMNYMDIPNPVHMDDTISLDMEVVETKDISSRDDAGLVVIDTVMTNQEDTVVFEGDMKFLIKKEEADDA